One segment of Acidovorax sp. DW039 DNA contains the following:
- a CDS encoding arylesterase, giving the protein MGVYAPAVWAQGTAKTSASRTPAVILVLGDSLSAEYGLARGTGWVALLEKQLAADRIEAKVVNASVSGETTSGGRSRITALLKAHQPTHVVIELGGNDALRGLPLQNTQDNLNFMAQAAQDAGAKVLLVGMQVPPNYGTDYATKFAGVFETVAKARKAAVVPFFLKGVADGPDPTRMFQPDRIHPKAEAHPQMLANVWPELKKLLR; this is encoded by the coding sequence ATGGGGGTTTACGCCCCGGCAGTGTGGGCACAAGGCACCGCCAAAACGAGCGCATCCCGCACACCGGCCGTGATACTGGTGCTGGGTGATTCGTTGAGCGCTGAATACGGCTTGGCACGGGGCACCGGGTGGGTGGCGCTGCTTGAAAAACAACTCGCCGCTGACAGGATAGAAGCCAAGGTCGTTAATGCCAGCGTCAGCGGTGAAACCACATCCGGTGGCCGGTCGCGCATCACCGCACTGCTCAAGGCCCATCAGCCAACCCATGTGGTCATCGAGCTGGGTGGCAACGATGCGTTGCGCGGTCTGCCTCTGCAAAACACGCAAGACAACCTGAACTTCATGGCGCAAGCCGCCCAGGACGCAGGAGCAAAAGTCCTGCTGGTAGGCATGCAGGTGCCGCCTAACTACGGCACGGACTACGCAACCAAGTTTGCCGGGGTGTTCGAGACAGTCGCCAAGGCCAGAAAAGCAGCGGTAGTGCCCTTCTTTCTGAAGGGTGTGGCCGATGGACCGGACCCTACACGCATGTTCCAGCCCGACCGCATCCACCCCAAGGCCGAAGCCCATCCACAAATGCTGGCAAATGTGTGGCCTGAGCTAAAAAAGCTGCTCCGCTGA
- a CDS encoding sulfurtransferase — protein sequence MNSVLNISCYKFVPLPDAAQLKETLLTQARAAQLKGTILLAEEGINFFLAGPAEAVRGFVDALREDARFADLAPKESWSDHVPFRKMLVKVKREIIRMDHPTIRPAQGRAPAVDPATLRRWLEQGHDDHGRAVVTLDTRNDFEVDAGTFDNAIDWRISKFTEFPDALRAHKSELQDKTVVSFCTGGIRCEKAAILMREEGLEHVYQLEGGILKYFENTDGAHYHGGCFVFDERVVLENDLSARTATDTAAAAAENAIKK from the coding sequence ATGAATTCCGTTCTCAATATCTCCTGCTACAAGTTTGTGCCTTTGCCTGATGCTGCGCAGTTGAAGGAAACCTTGCTGACGCAAGCGCGAGCGGCGCAGCTCAAAGGCACGATCCTGCTGGCGGAAGAAGGCATCAACTTCTTTCTGGCAGGGCCCGCTGAAGCCGTGCGCGGTTTTGTGGATGCGCTGCGAGAAGACGCGCGGTTTGCCGATCTCGCCCCCAAAGAGAGCTGGTCTGACCACGTGCCGTTTCGCAAGATGCTGGTGAAGGTGAAGCGGGAAATCATCCGTATGGACCACCCCACGATTCGCCCTGCGCAAGGGCGTGCACCGGCGGTTGACCCAGCCACTCTGCGCCGCTGGCTGGAGCAAGGTCATGACGACCACGGAAGAGCAGTCGTCACCCTGGACACCCGCAACGACTTTGAAGTGGACGCAGGGACTTTCGATAACGCCATTGACTGGCGCATCAGCAAGTTCACCGAATTTCCAGACGCGTTACGCGCCCACAAAAGCGAATTGCAGGACAAAACGGTGGTGAGCTTCTGCACGGGAGGTATCCGCTGTGAAAAGGCCGCCATTCTGATGCGCGAAGAAGGCCTGGAGCATGTCTACCAACTCGAGGGCGGTATCCTGAAATACTTCGAGAACACGGATGGCGCGCACTACCACGGCGGTTGCTTCGTGTTTGACGAACGTGTGGTGCTGGAGAACGACCTGTCTGCTCGCACCGCGACCGACACCGCTGCAGCCGCCGCTGAAAACGCTATCAAAAAGTGA
- a CDS encoding BON domain-containing protein, producing the protein MSSNSLQIHAEPNHSPKKSTRIAAVLAVSALALGLAGCGREEGQTAGQRLDSAIDKTEQAAAEARVKAEAAMAKAETQMEKGAERAQAAAQDMSASARQAAATAGDKVDDASITAQVSAGLAKDPDLSAVKINVDTQGGAVTLNGPAPNLAAKDRAQEIAKSVKGVTSVTNLLVISAG; encoded by the coding sequence ATGAGCAGCAACAGTTTGCAAATCCACGCCGAGCCAAACCATTCCCCGAAGAAGTCCACTCGCATTGCTGCGGTGCTGGCAGTCAGTGCGCTGGCACTGGGGCTTGCAGGTTGTGGGCGTGAGGAAGGGCAAACGGCTGGCCAGAGGCTGGACTCCGCCATAGACAAGACAGAACAAGCCGCTGCAGAAGCCCGCGTGAAGGCCGAAGCTGCGATGGCCAAAGCAGAGACCCAAATGGAAAAAGGCGCCGAGCGCGCGCAGGCCGCCGCGCAGGATATGAGTGCCTCAGCCCGCCAAGCTGCAGCCACGGCTGGAGACAAAGTCGACGACGCCAGCATCACAGCGCAGGTATCCGCGGGTCTGGCCAAAGACCCCGACCTGAGCGCAGTGAAAATCAATGTGGACACCCAAGGTGGCGCGGTGACCTTGAACGGCCCCGCCCCTAATCTGGCTGCCAAAGACCGGGCTCAGGAGATTGCGAAGAGCGTGAAGGGGGTGACGTCCGTCACCAACCTTCTGGTGATCTCAGCTGGTTAA
- a CDS encoding MinD/ParA family protein — MSDALSPQPTTPGPAPAQASPAAGARIIAITSGKGGVGKTFVSANLAAALTRRGHRVLVLDADLGLANLDVVLNLHPKITLHDVFTGKATLEQAVIKAPGGFSVLLAGSGMVEYSRLTPEVRNQFLNVIQALTPQYDVVLLDTGAGISDVVLFSISLASEVLIVATPEPTSLTDAYAAIKVLAMQQKRQHVRMVINQAARPGDGRAITSQLQQVLDRFVSTQSGRPVRLIHMGDIPADASVRDAVMRRQLLLVHTPGCPAALAISQLANKIETALLTPST, encoded by the coding sequence ATGAGCGACGCGCTGTCACCCCAACCCACCACACCCGGTCCAGCCCCTGCGCAGGCCAGCCCTGCCGCGGGCGCACGCATCATTGCAATCACCAGCGGCAAAGGTGGCGTGGGTAAAACCTTTGTGTCTGCCAACCTCGCTGCAGCGCTTACACGCCGCGGCCATCGGGTCCTGGTACTGGATGCTGACCTGGGCCTTGCCAACCTGGATGTGGTGCTCAATCTGCACCCCAAGATCACTTTGCACGATGTGTTCACCGGCAAGGCAACGCTGGAGCAGGCTGTCATCAAAGCCCCCGGTGGCTTTTCTGTTTTGCTGGCGGGCTCGGGCATGGTGGAATATTCACGCCTGACGCCTGAGGTCCGCAACCAGTTCCTCAATGTCATCCAGGCCCTGACTCCACAGTATGACGTGGTGTTGCTGGACACAGGCGCGGGCATTTCGGATGTGGTGCTGTTCTCCATTTCACTGGCTTCAGAAGTATTGATCGTTGCCACGCCAGAGCCCACCTCGCTGACCGACGCATACGCGGCCATCAAGGTTCTGGCCATGCAGCAAAAGCGCCAGCATGTACGCATGGTGATCAATCAGGCTGCACGCCCTGGCGACGGGCGCGCCATTACCAGCCAGTTGCAGCAGGTGCTGGACCGGTTTGTAAGCACGCAGTCAGGCCGCCCCGTCAGGCTGATCCACATGGGTGATATTCCTGCAGACGCCTCCGTGCGCGATGCGGTGATGCGCAGGCAGCTTTTGCTGGTTCACACGCCCGGTTGTCCGGCGGCCCTGGCCATATCGCAACTGGCCAACAAGATCGAGACCGCGCTGCTGACCCCTTCGACCTGA
- a CDS encoding flavodoxin family protein, translated as MSQIVVVYHSGYGHTQRVAQQVAEGAGAQLLAIDADGNLPEGGWDALNAADAIIFGTPTYMGGPSWQFKKFADATSKAWFSRAWQDKVFGGFTNSASFNGDKQVTLVYLQTLASQHGGLWVSLGLAPSNSKAATRNDVNNLGGSVGLLVQSPSDASVTEIPQGDLDTAKLYGKRVAAITARLKA; from the coding sequence ATGTCTCAAATCGTTGTGGTCTATCACTCCGGCTATGGTCATACCCAGCGCGTGGCGCAGCAAGTGGCAGAGGGCGCAGGCGCCCAGCTGCTGGCGATTGATGCAGACGGCAATCTGCCCGAGGGCGGCTGGGATGCGCTGAACGCGGCAGACGCCATCATCTTCGGCACCCCCACTTACATGGGCGGGCCCAGCTGGCAGTTCAAGAAGTTTGCCGATGCCACGTCCAAGGCATGGTTCTCGCGCGCTTGGCAAGACAAGGTGTTTGGTGGCTTTACCAACAGCGCCAGCTTCAATGGTGACAAGCAAGTCACCCTGGTATATCTGCAAACCCTGGCCTCGCAGCATGGCGGCCTGTGGGTGAGCCTGGGCCTGGCTCCCAGCAACAGCAAGGCCGCAACCCGCAATGACGTGAACAACCTGGGCGGCTCGGTCGGCTTGCTGGTGCAGTCGCCTTCTGATGCGTCTGTGACTGAGATTCCCCAAGGCGACCTTGACACTGCCAAGCTGTACGGCAAGCGCGTGGCAGCTATCACGGCACGCTTGAAGGCCTGA
- a CDS encoding DUF2189 domain-containing protein has protein sequence MQDTSATEVTPSRDDAPIVLLPLTLADPFRWLGRGLQDARAAPGIAVFYGVCFWLMAIVLGWVFRTRPEYTMSLASGCLLLGPFLAMGLYDTSRRREAGLSPQLSESLTCWDSHMGSMGMLVLVLVVLELLWGRASLVVFAVFFNIGMPSTTGVLEAVFNPQNWTFVAVYLVVGGVFAALVFSTSVVSIPMILDRDTDALTAGITSMRVVLENPLTLLLWGALITTLVGVCLWLGSVGLVLVGPVLGHASWHAYRAAVQSRASLSSAEARS, from the coding sequence ATGCAAGATACATCTGCTACCGAGGTCACGCCCAGCCGGGACGATGCGCCCATTGTTTTGCTGCCCCTTACGCTGGCGGACCCTTTCCGCTGGCTTGGTCGGGGGCTGCAGGATGCCCGTGCAGCGCCGGGCATCGCAGTGTTTTACGGGGTCTGCTTCTGGCTGATGGCGATTGTGCTGGGTTGGGTGTTTCGCACGCGGCCCGAGTACACCATGTCCTTGGCAAGCGGATGTCTGCTTTTGGGTCCTTTTCTGGCGATGGGCCTGTACGACACCAGTCGAAGGCGCGAGGCTGGTCTGTCCCCCCAGCTGAGTGAATCCCTCACCTGCTGGGACAGCCACATGGGCAGCATGGGCATGCTGGTGCTGGTTCTGGTGGTGCTGGAACTGCTCTGGGGCAGAGCTTCACTGGTCGTGTTTGCCGTGTTCTTCAACATAGGCATGCCGTCCACCACGGGGGTGCTGGAGGCTGTCTTCAATCCCCAGAACTGGACGTTTGTAGCGGTGTATCTGGTGGTGGGCGGTGTGTTTGCCGCGCTGGTTTTTTCCACCTCGGTGGTGTCCATCCCCATGATCCTGGACCGTGATACCGACGCCCTGACCGCAGGGATCACGAGCATGCGCGTGGTGCTGGAAAACCCGCTCACCCTGCTTTTGTGGGGGGCGCTCATCACCACGCTGGTGGGTGTTTGCCTGTGGTTGGGCAGTGTGGGGCTGGTGCTGGTGGGGCCGGTGCTGGGGCATGCAAGCTGGCACGCCTATCGTGCGGCAGTGCAGTCTCGCGCCAGTCTTTCCTCGGCCGAGGCAAGGTCGTAA
- a CDS encoding pirin family protein produces the protein MTAPQMIQPHEKDLGGGFRVRRLLPAIERQSVGPFLFFDHFGPVTVTPESQHDVRPHPHIGLATVTYLFSGAIMHRDSLGSLQQIEPGAINWMTAGRGIVHSERRPESLAQSTYVNHGIQLWAALPPEHEEAAPDFVHTPADAIPQLQAGDATVRVLIGSAWGKVSPVQSLAPALYVDIHLPAHGQLRLPQSMAEELGVYAVDTALQVGEGTVPLHTFALLPTDQEVTLTAGAEGARCMLLGGDALKSRRHIWWNFVSTRKECIVQAASDWDAQRMGSVPGETEHIPLPERRFKA, from the coding sequence ATGACGGCACCACAAATGATCCAGCCCCACGAAAAAGACCTGGGCGGTGGCTTTAGGGTGCGCAGGCTGTTGCCTGCGATCGAGCGGCAGTCGGTGGGGCCTTTTCTGTTTTTCGACCACTTTGGCCCGGTGACGGTCACGCCAGAGTCGCAACATGATGTGCGCCCCCATCCGCACATCGGTCTGGCTACGGTGACCTACCTGTTCTCCGGTGCCATCATGCACCGCGACAGTCTGGGGTCCCTGCAGCAGATCGAACCCGGAGCCATCAACTGGATGACTGCGGGCCGCGGCATTGTTCACTCTGAGCGGCGGCCGGAATCGCTGGCCCAGTCCACCTACGTGAACCATGGCATTCAGCTGTGGGCCGCGTTGCCCCCTGAGCACGAAGAGGCAGCCCCTGATTTTGTGCATACGCCCGCGGATGCCATCCCCCAGTTGCAGGCGGGCGATGCCACGGTGCGTGTGCTGATCGGCAGTGCCTGGGGCAAGGTCTCTCCGGTACAGAGCCTGGCTCCGGCGCTGTATGTCGACATCCATCTGCCCGCGCACGGGCAGTTGCGTCTGCCGCAATCCATGGCAGAGGAGCTTGGCGTGTATGCGGTGGATACTGCGCTACAGGTGGGCGAAGGCACCGTGCCCCTGCATACGTTTGCGCTACTGCCCACGGATCAGGAAGTGACGCTGACCGCAGGCGCTGAAGGTGCGCGCTGCATGCTGCTGGGTGGCGATGCGCTGAAGAGCAGACGCCACATCTGGTGGAATTTCGTCTCCACCCGCAAGGAGTGCATCGTGCAGGCTGCGAGCGACTGGGATGCTCAACGCATGGGGTCTGTGCCTGGGGAGACCGAGCACATTCCCTTGCCGGAGCGGCGCTTTAAAGCCTGA
- a CDS encoding GGDEF domain-containing protein, with the protein MSDSAAPHLVDLRDLRLDTAHALVTQVAGSSPAPALDRSHPRQYLQGLIDGLCELSLKDPLTGLANRRHFRAVLEREIDRVTRSGEAALLLMLDIDHFKKVNDTHGHLAGDIVLQSVARTLSACVRPMDTLARYGGEEFAVVLPACQAAFGNVVAERIRRAVANTPIKISPSIELNVTVSIGGAFALQWIRSTTLLWIDRADHQLYQAKSAGRNRVSIEEQPDSTVSAEEKSLLFGPLYSPSGWGDLPPPLDATGSAY; encoded by the coding sequence GTGTCTGACTCGGCGGCCCCTCACCTCGTAGACCTGCGCGATCTGCGCCTGGATACTGCCCATGCCCTGGTCACACAAGTGGCCGGCAGCAGTCCGGCCCCTGCGCTGGACAGATCTCACCCACGACAGTACCTCCAAGGGCTCATCGATGGCCTTTGTGAGCTATCGCTGAAAGACCCACTCACGGGACTTGCTAACCGGCGTCACTTCCGGGCAGTGCTTGAGCGCGAAATTGACCGGGTCACCCGCTCAGGTGAGGCAGCGCTGCTGTTGATGCTGGACATTGACCATTTCAAAAAGGTGAATGATACCCACGGCCACCTGGCGGGCGATATCGTGCTGCAGTCGGTCGCACGGACACTGAGCGCCTGTGTGAGGCCCATGGACACCCTGGCCCGGTACGGCGGCGAAGAATTCGCAGTGGTACTGCCGGCCTGTCAGGCCGCCTTCGGCAACGTGGTAGCTGAGCGCATTCGGCGCGCTGTGGCCAATACACCCATCAAGATATCGCCTTCCATTGAGCTCAATGTCACGGTCAGCATTGGCGGTGCTTTCGCCCTTCAATGGATTCGTTCGACGACCCTGCTGTGGATTGACCGAGCCGACCATCAGCTGTATCAGGCAAAATCGGCCGGTCGCAACCGCGTGAGCATCGAGGAGCAACCAGACAGCACAGTCAGTGCCGAAGAAAAAAGCTTGTTGTTCGGCCCACTGTACTCGCCGTCGGGCTGGGGCGACCTCCCTCCCCCATTGGATGCAACAGGCAGCGCCTACTGA
- a CDS encoding PLP-dependent transferase has protein sequence MKNTDPNAPELITSLIHHPYQPPADFAAPQPGVFKASTVIFPDVAAMRGREWKDKTGYTYGLHGTPTSFILEERLCALEGGAQCVLVPSGLAAISTVDLALLRAGDEVLIPDNAYGPGKDFAVNELSRYGITHAFYDPLNPSDLAQRINPATKLVWLEAPGSVTMEFPDLCEQVRICKERGVLTALDNTWGAGLAFQPFDLLGDGSLGVDVSAHALTKYPSGGGDVLMGSIITRSEPLHMKIKLSHMRLGMGVGMNDVEAILRSLPSIALRYRAHDLAARKLAVWLQQQPAIAQVLHPALQDAPGHAHWKALCGAHNGGEGAAAGLFSVMIDARFTQNHVDAFCDALRLFKLGYSWGGPISLVVPYHLRSMRGGSTPHLKPGTLVRFAIGLEAVEDLQRDLEQALQAMERAAA, from the coding sequence ATGAAAAATACCGATCCCAACGCTCCTGAACTCATCACCAGCCTCATCCATCACCCTTACCAGCCGCCCGCAGACTTTGCGGCACCCCAGCCGGGGGTGTTCAAGGCCTCCACGGTCATCTTTCCTGATGTGGCGGCCATGCGCGGCCGGGAGTGGAAAGACAAGACCGGCTACACCTACGGGCTGCACGGCACGCCCACCTCTTTCATTTTGGAGGAACGCCTTTGCGCGCTGGAGGGCGGTGCACAGTGCGTATTGGTGCCAAGCGGTCTTGCTGCGATCAGTACGGTGGATTTAGCGCTGCTGCGCGCAGGGGATGAGGTGCTCATCCCTGACAACGCCTATGGCCCTGGCAAGGACTTCGCCGTCAACGAGTTGTCTCGATACGGAATTACCCACGCTTTCTACGACCCACTGAACCCCTCCGATCTCGCTCAGCGTATCAACCCGGCCACAAAGCTGGTCTGGCTGGAGGCTCCTGGTTCGGTCACCATGGAATTCCCTGACCTTTGCGAGCAGGTGCGCATCTGCAAGGAGCGCGGCGTTTTGACGGCGCTCGACAACACCTGGGGTGCCGGTTTGGCGTTCCAGCCTTTTGATCTGTTGGGCGATGGCTCGTTGGGGGTGGATGTGTCGGCCCATGCGCTGACCAAGTACCCCAGCGGTGGGGGTGACGTGCTAATGGGAAGCATCATCACCCGCTCAGAGCCCTTGCACATGAAAATCAAGCTCAGCCACATGCGTTTGGGCATGGGCGTGGGAATGAATGACGTGGAGGCCATTCTCCGCTCTCTTCCCAGCATTGCCCTGCGTTATCGCGCTCATGACTTGGCCGCGCGAAAGCTGGCCGTGTGGCTGCAACAGCAGCCTGCCATTGCGCAGGTGCTGCATCCTGCTTTGCAAGACGCGCCCGGCCACGCGCACTGGAAGGCGCTGTGTGGTGCACACAATGGCGGGGAGGGCGCGGCTGCCGGGCTGTTCAGCGTCATGATTGACGCCCGCTTCACACAAAATCATGTCGATGCCTTCTGTGATGCCTTGCGCCTGTTCAAGCTCGGCTACAGCTGGGGTGGGCCTATCAGCCTGGTGGTGCCTTACCACCTGCGCAGCATGCGCGGTGGCTCTACACCTCACCTTAAGCCTGGCACGCTGGTACGGTTTGCGATTGGCCTTGAAGCCGTGGAGGATCTGCAACGCGATCTGGAGCAAGCCCTGCAGGCCATGGAGCGGGCTGCGGCATAG
- a CDS encoding SulP family inorganic anion transporter → MQLSSLRSWLPFLAWPKPSAALLRGEFWAGMTVGLMLVPQGVAYAALAGMPLVTGIYASLLPALVAVLFSSSTRLGVGPTALTSLLIGASLTGLAEPGSAQWVQMAVWISLLCGALQCVMGLARFGWVVNLVTSPVLNGFTQAAALLILASQLPALTGLRADFSALVSTPSLGLFDLAAAAFGFGSMAALILSKRLSPTFPSAIMVVGLAGGISWATGYADAGGAVVGHLPQGLPTLHWPGWMPAADFASLLMPVLVVTLVSFLETASSAKVESQRSGERWNENQDLIGQGLSKVASGLCGSFATSASFSRSAINLYAGAQSGWATLFSLVLVLVVLLWLTPALYFVPQSALAAIVVTAVFSLFKPATLLRLWRVSRVEAVIAAVTFALTLATAPRMYWGVLAGLVMNLAHFLYQRLHPRIIELGLHPDGSLRDRHLWNLPPLAPQLLALRMDAELDFASASALERRVIEHLNAHPDTLHLCLMAQPINRIDVTGLEAFAQLHALMLARGGVLHISGLKLPVETGLRKAGLLPAAAGLCTYRTDADALVALQQLAPQATPQTPP, encoded by the coding sequence ATGCAACTTTCGTCTCTGCGCTCCTGGCTTCCGTTCCTTGCATGGCCCAAACCCAGTGCGGCCCTGCTTCGAGGGGAGTTCTGGGCAGGCATGACCGTGGGGCTGATGCTGGTGCCGCAGGGCGTTGCCTATGCCGCGCTGGCGGGTATGCCCCTGGTGACCGGGATCTACGCCTCCCTGCTGCCTGCGCTGGTGGCTGTGCTTTTCAGCTCTTCCACACGCTTGGGGGTGGGTCCAACGGCACTCACCAGCTTGCTCATCGGCGCATCGCTGACGGGGCTTGCCGAGCCCGGCAGCGCCCAATGGGTGCAGATGGCCGTGTGGATTTCATTGTTGTGTGGTGCGCTGCAGTGCGTGATGGGGCTGGCCCGGTTTGGCTGGGTGGTCAATCTGGTCACTTCACCCGTGCTCAATGGATTCACGCAGGCAGCAGCCTTGCTGATACTGGCTTCGCAACTGCCCGCATTGACAGGGTTGCGTGCGGACTTCAGCGCCCTTGTCAGCACCCCATCCCTCGGGCTTTTTGATCTTGCCGCTGCGGCTTTTGGTTTCGGCAGCATGGCCGCGCTGATCCTGAGCAAGCGGCTCAGCCCCACTTTTCCCTCCGCCATCATGGTGGTGGGACTGGCAGGGGGCATCAGCTGGGCAACCGGGTATGCCGACGCCGGAGGGGCCGTGGTCGGACATTTACCGCAAGGCTTGCCCACGCTGCACTGGCCCGGGTGGATGCCAGCAGCAGACTTTGCGTCCCTGCTGATGCCGGTGCTGGTGGTGACATTGGTAAGTTTTCTGGAAACCGCATCCAGCGCGAAAGTGGAAAGCCAACGCTCTGGCGAGCGGTGGAACGAAAACCAGGATCTGATCGGGCAAGGGCTTTCCAAGGTGGCAAGCGGTCTGTGCGGCAGTTTTGCCACCAGCGCATCGTTTTCGCGCTCCGCCATCAACCTCTATGCAGGGGCTCAAAGCGGTTGGGCCACGCTGTTTTCGCTGGTTCTGGTACTGGTCGTTTTGCTGTGGCTGACGCCCGCGCTGTATTTTGTGCCGCAATCTGCGTTGGCGGCCATTGTCGTGACGGCAGTTTTCAGCCTGTTCAAGCCCGCCACACTGCTCAGGCTCTGGCGTGTGTCGAGGGTAGAGGCGGTGATTGCTGCAGTCACCTTCGCGCTGACACTGGCAACCGCCCCCCGCATGTACTGGGGCGTGCTGGCCGGGCTGGTCATGAACCTGGCCCACTTTCTGTACCAGCGACTGCACCCCCGCATCATTGAATTGGGGCTCCACCCGGACGGCAGTCTGCGAGACCGCCACCTGTGGAACCTCCCACCTCTGGCCCCCCAGCTTCTGGCGCTGCGCATGGATGCAGAGCTGGATTTTGCTTCGGCCAGTGCACTGGAGCGCCGAGTCATTGAACACCTGAACGCGCACCCGGACACCTTGCATCTGTGCCTGATGGCGCAGCCCATCAATCGCATTGACGTTACAGGCTTGGAAGCCTTTGCGCAATTACACGCATTGATGCTGGCCCGTGGGGGCGTACTGCACATCAGTGGCTTGAAGCTGCCCGTGGAAACCGGACTTCGCAAGGCAGGCCTGCTGCCTGCCGCCGCAGGCCTTTGCACGTACCGCACCGACGCTGACGCGCTTGTGGCCTTGCAGCAACTGGCGCCGCAAGCAACGCCGCAAACGCCTCCCTGA
- the rlmB gene encoding 23S rRNA (guanosine(2251)-2'-O)-methyltransferase RlmB: MSSPKVLFGFHAVGVRLKTAPQSIIEIYYESTRRDARMRQFLERAKEAGARLIEADGMRISKLAGSNGHQGVAARVDPVKQVHSLDELLETLEASGQEQPLILVLDGVTDPHNLGACLRVADGAGAHAVIAPKDHAVGINATVAKVASGAAETMPYFMVTNLARTLGELKERNIWCIGTSDDAPKTIYQVDLKGPVALVLGAEGDGMRQLTRKTCDELVSIPMKGAVESLNVSVASGVCLYEALRQRSA; this comes from the coding sequence ATGTCCTCCCCCAAAGTCCTGTTCGGCTTTCATGCCGTGGGCGTGCGTCTGAAGACCGCGCCGCAATCCATCATCGAGATTTATTACGAGTCCACTCGCCGCGATGCCCGCATGCGCCAGTTTCTGGAGCGGGCCAAAGAGGCCGGTGCCCGCTTGATCGAAGCCGATGGAATGCGCATTTCCAAGCTCGCTGGCAGCAACGGACACCAGGGGGTGGCCGCACGGGTGGACCCCGTCAAGCAGGTCCACTCCCTGGACGAGTTGCTGGAGACGCTCGAAGCCTCTGGCCAGGAACAGCCGTTGATTCTGGTGCTGGATGGCGTGACCGACCCGCACAACCTGGGTGCCTGCCTGCGCGTAGCCGATGGTGCCGGTGCGCATGCGGTCATTGCCCCCAAAGACCATGCCGTGGGCATCAATGCCACAGTGGCCAAGGTGGCCAGCGGTGCGGCAGAAACCATGCCGTACTTCATGGTGACGAACCTTGCTCGCACCTTGGGTGAACTCAAGGAACGCAACATCTGGTGCATCGGCACCAGCGACGATGCCCCCAAGACCATCTACCAGGTGGATCTGAAAGGCCCGGTGGCGTTGGTGCTGGGTGCGGAGGGTGACGGAATGCGTCAGCTCACCCGCAAGACCTGTGATGAGCTGGTGAGCATTCCCATGAAGGGCGCGGTGGAAAGCCTGAACGTCTCGGTGGCCAGCGGCGTGTGCCTGTACGAGGCGCTGCGTCAGCGCTCTGCCTGA
- a CDS encoding ABC transporter ATP-binding protein: MSESPSAPHTPIISVEHVFKSVTDSTGTLDILRDIDFRLAARETAAIVGASGSGKSTLLSIIAGLDTPTRGTVRLDGQDLFALDEDARAALRAQKVGFVFQSFQLMGNMTALENVMLPLELAERRDARKAAAEMLERVGLGQRLGHYPKVLSGGEQQRVALARAFVVQPSLLLADEPTGSLDFATGESIMRLMFELNREQGTTLVLVTHDRSIAAQCDRRITIDAGRVVPE, encoded by the coding sequence ATGTCCGAATCTCCCTCCGCGCCCCATACGCCCATCATCTCGGTGGAGCATGTTTTCAAGTCGGTGACCGACTCGACAGGCACGCTCGACATTCTGCGTGATATTGATTTCCGTCTGGCAGCGCGGGAAACAGCCGCCATTGTCGGCGCGTCGGGTTCCGGTAAAAGCACCTTGCTGTCCATCATCGCCGGGCTGGATACGCCCACCCGCGGTACCGTGCGGCTTGATGGGCAGGATCTGTTTGCCCTGGACGAGGATGCACGTGCTGCCCTGCGTGCGCAAAAGGTGGGCTTTGTGTTCCAGAGTTTTCAGCTCATGGGCAATATGACTGCCCTGGAAAACGTGATGCTGCCGCTGGAGCTGGCCGAGCGCCGCGATGCCCGCAAGGCCGCCGCAGAGATGCTGGAGCGCGTGGGGCTAGGACAGCGCCTGGGGCACTACCCCAAGGTGCTCTCTGGGGGGGAGCAGCAGCGTGTGGCACTGGCCCGCGCTTTTGTGGTGCAACCCTCGTTGCTGCTGGCCGACGAGCCGACCGGCAGCCTCGACTTTGCAACAGGCGAATCCATCATGCGGCTCATGTTTGAACTCAACCGCGAGCAAGGCACGACTCTGGTGCTGGTGACGCATGACCGATCCATCGCCGCGCAATGCGATCGCCGTATCACCATTGATGCGGGGCGCGTAGTGCCGGAGTGA